One Megasphaera elsdenii DSM 20460 genomic window carries:
- a CDS encoding exodeoxyribonuclease III, with protein MTKFISWNVNGLRAVMKKGFLDIFQALDADVFCLQETKLQAGQIDLDLPGYEQYWNYADRKGYSGTAIFTRLAPLSVRYGMGIDEHDHEGRLITLEFPDYYFVTCYTPNSQSELARLPYRMKWEDDFRQYLLDLHQEKPVIVCGDLNVAHEEIDLKNPKTNRKNAGFSDEERQKMTDLLAAGFTDTWRYFYPDVTGVYSWWSYRFKARQNNAGWRIDYFLTTKDLDSRLAKASIYTDITGSDHCPVGLELK; from the coding sequence ATGACAAAATTTATTTCCTGGAACGTCAACGGCCTGCGGGCCGTCATGAAGAAAGGCTTCCTGGATATCTTCCAGGCCCTCGACGCCGACGTCTTCTGCCTGCAGGAAACGAAGCTCCAGGCCGGCCAGATCGACCTGGACCTGCCCGGGTATGAACAATACTGGAACTACGCCGACCGCAAAGGCTACAGCGGCACGGCCATCTTCACCCGCCTGGCCCCCCTGTCCGTCCGCTACGGCATGGGCATCGACGAACACGACCACGAAGGGCGCCTGATTACCCTGGAATTTCCCGATTATTACTTCGTAACCTGCTATACCCCCAATTCCCAGAGCGAGCTGGCCCGCCTGCCGTACCGCATGAAATGGGAAGACGATTTCCGCCAGTACCTGCTGGACCTGCACCAGGAAAAACCGGTCATCGTCTGCGGCGACCTCAACGTAGCCCATGAAGAAATCGACCTCAAGAACCCCAAGACGAACCGAAAGAATGCCGGCTTCTCTGACGAAGAACGGCAGAAGATGACTGATCTATTGGCGGCGGGCTTCACCGATACGTGGCGCTACTTCTACCCCGATGTGACCGGCGTGTATTCGTGGTGGAGCTACCGCTTCAAAGCCCGTCAGAACAATGCCGGGTGGCGCATCGACTACTTCCTGACCACGAAAGACCTGGACAGCCGCCTGGCCAAAGCATCCATCTATACCGACATCACCGGCAGCGACCACTGCCCGGTCGGCCTGGAATTGAAATAA